A genomic stretch from Erigeron canadensis isolate Cc75 chromosome 9, C_canadensis_v1, whole genome shotgun sequence includes:
- the LOC122580957 gene encoding uncharacterized protein LOC122580957 isoform X2: protein MESILNPNFSQSHYLLNHNSNQQHPYLGFSLKDGPLYFRYQCPVFSFRSDGIRRARLVLRNSESRQSINSDDNVKPRSSEGKSYNREEILALFRRIQSSIWRESTASRGKTHGPTAESVLEVLRLSREKMKGKISNLEGGTGSSEKKREQKKDKDQMLHQPLEKISRPASNFVKRSPIPSTYAERVVDEVQSARYEKELEMMKLAALKDLAKSRGVKGYSKLKKGGLINLLKTL, encoded by the exons ATGGAATCAATCCTCAACCCCAACTTCTCTCAATCTCACTACTTACTTAACCACAATTCCAATCAGCAGCATCCTTATCTTGGTTTTTCTCTTAAAG ATGGACCGCTCTATTTTAGGTACCAATGTCCCGTATTTAGCTTCAGATCTGATGGAATTAGAAGAGCAAGACTTGTCCTAAGGAATTCTGAGAGTAGACAATCAATAAATAGTGATGATAATGTGAAACCCCGATCATCAGAAGGTAAAAGTTATAACAGAGAAGAGATACTTGCCCTGTTCAGAAGAATACAGTCTTCAATATGGCGAGAATCTACTGCTTCCAGAGGGAAAACACATGGTCCAACTGCTGAATCCGTTTTAGAAGTTCTGCGCCTATCAAGGGAGAAAATGAAAG GGAAGATCTCAAACCTTGAAGGGGGCACGGGATCCAGTGAAAAGAAGAGGGAACAGAAGAAAGATAAAGATCAGATGTTACATCAACCTCTAGAAAAGATAAGTCGTCCGGCTTCAAATTTTGTGAAGAGATCACCAATCCCATCTACGTATGCTGAAAGAGTAGTAGATGAAGTGCAAAGTGCCAGATATGAAAAAGAACTAGAAATGATGAAACTTGCTGCACTTAAAGATTTAGCAAAATCTAGAGGGGTTAAAGGCTATTCAAAACTGAAGAAAGGCGGGCTCATCAATTTGCTAAAAACCTTATGA
- the LOC122583849 gene encoding SAP-like protein BP-73, with amino-acid sequence MLHQPNEKKSRPASNFVKRSPIPSLYAETLEDEVKSVRDGEELEMMKLAELKELAKSRRVKGYSKLKKGELINLLKTL; translated from the coding sequence ATGTTACATCAACctaatgaaaagaaaagtcGTCCGGCTTCAAATTTTGTGAAGAGATCACCTATCCCATCTTTGTATGCAGAAACACTAGAAGATGAAGTGAAGAGTGTTAGAGATGGAGAAGAACTAGAAATGATGAAACTTGCTGAGCTTAAAGAATTAGCAAAATCTAGACGGGTTAAAGGCTATTCAAAACTGAAGAAAGGCGAGCTTATCAATTTGCTAAAAACCTTGTGA
- the LOC122581677 gene encoding tetrapyrrole-binding protein, chloroplastic, whose protein sequence is MATNSLQSLNSMHPLGRRQSLESQSPPPQTQTQQPPLFLTKPNTTKLSISSSQKTFSISSSSSSSSISTSISTQSSSKSSTSFDLLHRLLSANDFREADNETRRLLIALAGEAAVKRGYVFFSEVQFISETDLKQIDELWTKFSNNKFGYSVQKKLFDKSDNDFTRFFIKVGWMKKLDTEVVQYNYRAFPDEFIWELNEETPEGHLPLTNALRGTQLLSCIFSHPAFANQDDEVKEEDKDVVEEKESKKQTVGKGLFKTNYSF, encoded by the coding sequence ATGGCCACCAATTCTCTCCAATCTCTAAATTCCATGCATCCACTTGGCCGTCGCCAATCACTAGAATcacaatcaccaccaccacaaacacaaacacaacaACCACCATTATTTCTCACAAAACCAAACACCACAAAACTCTCCATTTCATCGTCACAAAAAACATTTTCgatttcatcatcttcttcttcttcatcaatcTCAACTTCAATTTCAACACAATCCTCATCCAAATCATCGACCTCATTCGACCTTTTGCACCGTCTACTCTCGGCAAATGACTTCCGAGAAGCGGACAATGAAACCCGCCGGCTACTCATAGCGTTAGCCGGCGAAGCCGCAGTGAAACGAGGTTATGTTTTTTTCTCAGAAGTCCAATTTATTTCCGAAACAGACTTGAAGCAGATTGATGAACTTTGGACAAAATTTAGTAACAATAAATTTGGATACAGTGTCCAAAAGAAATTATTTGACAAATCAGACAATGATTTCACAAGGTTTTTTATTAAAGTTGGTTGGATGAAGAAACTTGATACTGAAGTTGTGCAATATAATTATAGAGCATTTCCTGATGAATTTATTTGGGAATTGAATGAGGAAACACCTGAAGGACATTTGCCATTGACTAATGCATTAAGAGGGACACAATTGTTAAGTTGTATATTTAGTCATCCTGCATTTGCTAATCAAGATGATGAAgtaaaagaagaagataaagatgttgttgaagaaaaggAAAGTAAAAAACAGACAGTTGGCAAAGGATTGTTTAAGAcaaattatagtttttaa
- the LOC122580957 gene encoding uncharacterized protein LOC122580957 isoform X1, which yields MESILNPNFSQSHYLLNHNSNQQHPYLGFSLKDIADGPLYFRYQCPVFSFRSDGIRRARLVLRNSESRQSINSDDNVKPRSSEGKSYNREEILALFRRIQSSIWRESTASRGKTHGPTAESVLEVLRLSREKMKGKISNLEGGTGSSEKKREQKKDKDQMLHQPLEKISRPASNFVKRSPIPSTYAERVVDEVQSARYEKELEMMKLAALKDLAKSRGVKGYSKLKKGGLINLLKTL from the exons ATGGAATCAATCCTCAACCCCAACTTCTCTCAATCTCACTACTTACTTAACCACAATTCCAATCAGCAGCATCCTTATCTTGGTTTTTCTCTTAAAG ACATTGCAGATGGACCGCTCTATTTTAGGTACCAATGTCCCGTATTTAGCTTCAGATCTGATGGAATTAGAAGAGCAAGACTTGTCCTAAGGAATTCTGAGAGTAGACAATCAATAAATAGTGATGATAATGTGAAACCCCGATCATCAGAAGGTAAAAGTTATAACAGAGAAGAGATACTTGCCCTGTTCAGAAGAATACAGTCTTCAATATGGCGAGAATCTACTGCTTCCAGAGGGAAAACACATGGTCCAACTGCTGAATCCGTTTTAGAAGTTCTGCGCCTATCAAGGGAGAAAATGAAAG GGAAGATCTCAAACCTTGAAGGGGGCACGGGATCCAGTGAAAAGAAGAGGGAACAGAAGAAAGATAAAGATCAGATGTTACATCAACCTCTAGAAAAGATAAGTCGTCCGGCTTCAAATTTTGTGAAGAGATCACCAATCCCATCTACGTATGCTGAAAGAGTAGTAGATGAAGTGCAAAGTGCCAGATATGAAAAAGAACTAGAAATGATGAAACTTGCTGCACTTAAAGATTTAGCAAAATCTAGAGGGGTTAAAGGCTATTCAAAACTGAAGAAAGGCGGGCTCATCAATTTGCTAAAAACCTTATGA